A stretch of Gossypium hirsutum isolate 1008001.06 chromosome A06, Gossypium_hirsutum_v2.1, whole genome shotgun sequence DNA encodes these proteins:
- the LOC107895647 gene encoding uncharacterized protein has protein sequence MDLSSSSSSSSSSSSSSTPRPNNHHHHLHYTRLHYRFKPTQPVAERIARALRHPLFLLHRSDSDFFVLGATGNVYTVTLSSTPSCTCPDRTTPCKHILFVLIRALGVSVDDACLRRRTLRPCRLSRLLGTLTLPEALAGAGVRERFHQLFSQRKKQGESGGVKEIEEGTVCPVCLEEMEKGEKVAACSTCRNLIHEECLMRWKRSRGRRSANCVICRARWSTDQEKYLNLAAYIGRDDIGDGGSSLCG, from the coding sequence ATGGACCTCTCTTCTAGTTCATCATCATCCTCATCCTCATCCTCATCATCAACCCCACgaccaaacaaccatcatcatcaccTCCATTACACCAGGCTACATTATCGTTTCAAACCAACTCAACCAGTTGCTGAAAGGATAGCTCGAGCGCTCCGTCACCCGCTCTTCCTCCTCCATCGATCCGATTCCGACTTTTTCGTGTTAGGTGCTACGGGGAATGTCTACACCGTGACCTTATCTTCCACCCCTTCATGCACCTGCCCCGACCGTACGACCCCATGCAAGCACATCTTATTCGTTCTAATCCGAGCATTGGGCGTCTCGGTCGACGACGCGTGTCTCCGGAGGCGAACTCTCCGTCCATGTAGGCTCAGCCGTCTCCTCGGGACGCTGACGTTGCCTGAAGCTCTAGCCGGGGCAGGGGTACGCGAGAGGTTCCACCAACTTTTCTCTCAGAGGAAAAAACAAGGCGAGTCCGGGGGAGTTAAGGAGATAGAAGAAGGAACGGTTTGCCCCGTTTGCTTGGAGGAAATGGAGAAAGGAGAGAAGGTGGCGGCGTGTTCCACGTGTCGGAACCTGATCCATGAAGAGTGTTTGATGAGGTGGAAGAGGAGTCGAGGGAGGAGGTCGGCTAATTGTGTAATTTGTCGTGCCAGGTGGAGTACTGATCAAGAGAAGTATTTGAATTTGGCTGCTTATATTGGTCGTGACGACATTGGCGACGGTGGTAGTAGCCTATGTGGATAA
- the LOC107897098 gene encoding LOW QUALITY PROTEIN: nuclear pore complex protein NUP85-like (The sequence of the model RefSeq protein was modified relative to this genomic sequence to represent the inferred CDS: inserted 1 base in 1 codon), which produces MPGVSSDSARGALVPLSPESPGAVVYPLRHGLKSPISRLSISWSRGNSLRVSVFAAPSSDGSVNDGDGGKVVEVKLGGGDGEISEAHWRRIAYGSVSPFALLQSRKNAVSSLSKMSMNSSPYDGDWWDYIMEYSKDINALLVNQKSASVPVLDDTKSVITKGEEPTSLKAAWELLEMFYAEKPSHSWLPERLVDWLADYDSLFSGTHPTVHSKLVDFQKEFVNLQVVEDDPKYWEVMSSALAVGWLNIVVKMLRLHGSYQLDQLSNRETENGLVEAVAVLISKMPRMRLEQEAGKLGECYKAKPDFVKAWEKWRGQINKLDSSAFWFQCAHQQTREGLRSMLQIMLGNANSLCSATYNWIELYISHFLYMRPLTVGLESMYSLAQKSIQLKPMASAHRLMGLIIGILGENTEVVLAECLKGFGPWMVAHAIELLTAGSDHAEMLLHEERXELGGISIEELHRLVYAQVLSSFPLTWQIAPIYLISCMKHGMILLQILLSKQPVQDNQLLLKSIEICRLYELHSVTSNIMKIAGVHHWKHGRKGSGVFWLQQARDEYRLNRIALQLFDSVGKTISDESFKQWEGLIQLLGSDSKTAGGLEFLHKYRDFKKSLRQIHDGKATDPARQAVESLISLMKNPSTPQRFWLPLLYDSLKLLNWKERPLLNVSQTNLLLNKLQELSMARLRPDFIESELPPQALNSVRLALGTNLGRAILEE; this is translated from the exons ATGCCCGGCGTCTCTTCTGATTCCGCCCGCGGCGCTTTGGTTCCACTTTCACCCGAGTCCCCGGGCGCGGTGGTGTATCCTCTCCGCCATGGTCTCAAGTCTCCAATCTCTAGACTCTCCATCTCATGGTCACGCGGTAACTCCCTCCGAGTCTCGGTTTTCGCCGCTCCTTCTTCCGATGGCTCCGTCAATGATGGTGACGGAGGAAAAGTAGTGGAAGTGAAGCTCGGCGGCGGAGACGGCGAGATCAGCGAGGCTCATTGGCGGAGGATCGCCTACGGTTCGGTCTCTCCTTTTGCTCTACTCCAAAGCAGGAAAAATGCTGTCTCCAGCTTGTCCAAAATGTCCATGAATTCTTCACCTTACGATGGTGACTG GTGGGATTACATAATGGAGTACAGCAAGGACATAAATGCCCTTCTAGTTAATCAGAAATCGGCTTCAGTTCCGGTTCTCGATGACACGAAGTCAGTCATAACT AAAGGAGAGGAACCAACTAGTTTGAAGGCTGCGTGGGAGCTATTGGAAATGTTTTATGCAGAAAAGCCATCTCATTCATGGTTACCCGAACGCCTTGTTGATTGGTTAGCT GATTACGATAGCCTTTTCTCTGGAACACACCCGACAGTCCACTCAAAGCTTGTTGATTTTCAAAAAGAATTTGTTAACTTGCAG GTTGTGGAGGATGATCCCAAATATTGGGAAGTTATGTCATCTGCACTTGCTGTTGGTTGGCTGAATATCGTA GTTAAAATGTTGCGCTTGCACGGTTCTTATCAATTAGATCAACTCAGCAATCGTGAG ACAGAGAATGGTCTTGTGGAGGCAGTTGCCGTTCTTATTTCAAAAATGCCACGCATGCGTTTGGAACAAGAAGCTGGGAAATTGGGTGAATGCTATAAGGCCAAGCCTGATTTTGTAAAG GCATGGGAGAAATGGCGGGGTCAGATAAATAAGCTGGATTCTAGTGCATTCTGGTTTCAGTGTGCTCACCAGCAGACTCGGGAGGGCTTGAGAAGTATGTTACAAATAATGCTGGGTAATGCTAATAGTCTCTGCTCTGCAACATATAACTGGATAGAGCTGTATATTTCTCACTTCCTATACATGAGGCCATTAACAGTG GGGTTAGAAAGCATGTACAGCTTGGCACAGAAAAGCATTCAATTGAAACCAATGGCTTCTGCACATAGGTTGATGGGGCTTATAATTGGAATTCTTGGGGAAAATACTGAG GTTGTATTAGCAGAATGCTTGAAAGGATTTGGTCCTTG GATGGTTGCGCATGCCATAGAGTTGTTGACTGCTGGGAGTGACCATGCAGAAATGCTTTTACATGAAGAGC CAGAACTTGGGGGAATAAGCATAGAGGAGCTTCATCGACTTGTTTATGCTCAAGTCCTATCTTCATTTCCATTAACTTGGCAA ATTGCTCCAATTTATCTTATATCATGCATGAAGCACGGGATGATTCTGTTACAGATATTATTGTCCAAGCAACCTGTTCAAGATAATCAGTTATTGCTGAAG AGCATAGAGATTTGCCGCCTTTATGAACTCCATAGTGTAACTTCAAATATTATGAAG ATTGCTGGAGTACACCACTGGAAGCATGGTCGGAAAGGTTCTGGAGTCTTTTGGCTTCAGCAAGCTCGGGATGAATATCGTCTTAATAGGATAGCTCTGCAATTGTTTGATTCAGTTGGAAAAACAATCTCTGATGAGAGTTTCAAG CAATGGGAAGGTTTAATTCAGTTATTGGGTTCAGATTCTAAGACTGCTGGTGGACTAGAGTTCCTACACAA ATACAGAGATTTCAAGAAATCTCTTCGGCAGATTCATGACGGAAAGGCTACAGATCCTGCTCGGCAAGCTGTGGAATCTCTCATATCA CTTATGAAAAACCCTTCTACGCCTCAACGCTTTTGGCTGCCACTTCTTTATGATTCG TTGAAGCTGCTTAATTGGAAGGAACGTCCTTTGTTGAATGTGTCTCAGACAAATCTTCTATTAAATAAACTACAAGAATTGTCCATGGCAAGGCTTCGGCCGGACTTTATTGAATCTGAGTTACCACCCCAGGCCTTGAACTCTGTTAGACTAGCTCTTGGCACGAATCTTGGACGTGCAATCCTAGAGGAATGA
- the LOC107897099 gene encoding carotenoid cleavage dioxygenase 8 homolog B, chloroplastic yields MDSLWFSDICGHHVSPFTMLDFDQSCHRKHRFSLENKLVFGRKPYKQALTIARVVSPSQLAIVPSPDKEPVDPDQSHVAWTSVKQERWEGELVVQGEIPLWLKGTYLRNGPGLWHIEDYNFRHLFDGYATLVKLHFEDGRLIAGHRQIESEAYKAAKKNKKICFREFSEVPKHENFMAYVGDLAKLFSGSSLTDNANTGVVKLGDGRVVCLTETQKGSLVIDPNSLETLGRFEYSDSLGGLIHSAHPIVTDAEFLTLLPDLLKPGYLVVRMEPGTNERKVIGRVNCSGGPAPGWVHSFPVTQHYVVVPEMPLRYCAQNLLRAEPTPLYKFEWHPQSKAFLHVMCKASGKVVTSVEVPLFVTFHFINAYEEEDEDGRVTSIIADCCEHHVDTSILDQLRLKNLRFFKGEDVLPDARVGRFKIPLDGSRNGKLEAALEADEHGRGIDMCSINPAYLGKKYRYAYACGAQRPCHFPNTLTKLDFVEKKAKNWYDEGAVPSEPFFVARPGATEEDDGVVISLISEKNGGGYALLLDGSTFKEITRAKLPYGLPYGLHGCWVPKK; encoded by the exons ATGGATTCCCTATGGTTTTCAGATATCTGCGGGCACCATGTTTCTCCCTTTACCATGTTGGATTTTGATCAATCCTGTCATAGAAAACATCGGTTTTCCTTGGAGAACAAGCTTGTTTTTGGTAGAAAACCATACAAGCAAGCCTTAACAATCGCCCGAGTCGTGAGTCCATCGCAACTAGCGATTGTTCCGTCTCCGGATAAAGAACCCGTCGACCCGGATCAGAGCCATGTTGCTTGGACGAGTGTGAAACAAGAACGATGGGAAGGAGAGCTGGTTGTGCAAGGAGAAATACCTTTATGGCTG aAAGGAACGTACCTCAGAAACGGTCCAGGTCTATGGCATATAGAAGATTACAACTTCCGTCACCTCTTTGACGGCTACGCCACACTAGTGAAGCTCCACTTTGAGGACGGCCGGTTAATCGCCGGTCACCGCCAAATCGAATCGGAAGCCTACAAGGCCGCAAAGAAGAACAAAAAGATTTGCTTCCGGGAATTCTCGGAGGTTCCTAAGCATGAAAACTTCATGGCCTATGTTGGGGATCTAGCAAAGCTCTTCTCTGGGTCATCTTTAACGGATAATGCCAACACCGGCGTCGTGAAACTCGGGGATGGACGAGTGGTTTGCCTGACGGAAACTCAAAAAGGGTCCTTGGTTATCGACCCCAACAGCTTGGAAACACTTGGGAGGTTCGAATATAGCGATAGCCTTGGGGGATTGATACACTCGGCTCATCCTATAGTGACCGATGCCGAGTTCTTGACCCTGTTGCCAGATTTGTTGAAGCCTGGGTACTTAGTGGTCCGTATGGAGCCAGGGACCAATGAAAGGAAGGTGATTGGAAGGGTGAACTGCAGTGGAGGACCAGCTCCAGGTTGGGTCCATTCTTTTCCGGTGACTCAACACTATGTTGTGGTGCCTGAAATGCCATTGAGGTACTGTGCACAAAATTTGCTCCGAGCTGAGCCTACTCCTTTGTACAAATTTGAGTGGCATCCTCAATCTAAAGCCTTCCTGCATGTCATGTGTAAAGCTAGTGGAAAAGTA GTGACGAGTGTGGAAGTGCCGTTATTCGTGACCTTTCATTTCATCAATGCATACGAAGAGGAAGATGAAGATGGGAGAGTGACTTCTATTATCGCTGATTGTTGTGAACACCACGTCGACACCTCCATTTTAGATCAGCTTAGGCTTAAAAACCTCCGGTTCTTCAAGGGGGAGGATGTTCTACCAGATGCAAG GGTGGGAAGATTCAAAATCCCATTGGATGGGAGTCGGAATGGAAAGTTGGAGGCTGCATTGGAGGCAGATGAACATGGAAGAGGCATAGACATGTGCAGCATAAACCCTGCTTATTTGGGTAAAAAATATAGATACGCTTATGCTTGTGGAGCTCAACGCCCATGTCATTTCCCCAACACCCTCACCAag CTTGATTTCGTAGAGAAAAAGGCAAAGAATTGGTACGATGAGGGAGCTGTGCCATCGGAGCCATTCTTTGTGGCTCGACCAGGGGCCACTGAGGAAGATGATG GCGTTGTAATCTCCCTAATCAGTGAGAAAAATGGAGGTGGATATGCTTTATTGTTGGACGGTTCAACATTCAAAGAAATTACAAGAGCAAAGCTCCCTTATGGTCTACCTTATGGCTTACATGGATGTTGGGTACCCAAGAAATAA